From the genome of Anopheles moucheti chromosome 3, idAnoMoucSN_F20_07, whole genome shotgun sequence, one region includes:
- the LOC128305218 gene encoding protein NDRG3 isoform X5, which produces MPSAPAHTAEEARLLGAMPVDPMDDIELRSVQLQYPNQRGSIVGSCDLRRVPTDKGDILVAVQGDTTKPAIVTYHDLGLNYASSFAGFFNFPTMRSLLDNFCVYHVNAPGQEEGAPTFPEDYVYPTFDELGSQLLFVMTHFNLKSIIGFGVGAGANILARFALANPDKVGALCLINCSSTAAGWIEWGYQLLNTRNLRTKGMTQGVLDYLMWHHFGRNPEERNLDLVQLYKSNFERSINPVNLAMLIDAYIKRTDLNIARTPSGSPQTSAPSLKMPVLNITGALSPHIDDTVTFNGRLIPEKTNWMKISDCGLVLEEQPGKLAEAFRLFLQGEGYAVGALQKVGKLSRSSTIESLSH; this is translated from the exons ATGCCATCCGCACCAGCACACACTGCCGAGGAAGCTCGCCTGCTTGG AGCGATGCCGGTTGACCCGATGGATGACATTGAGCTGCGCTCGGTTCAGCTACAGTATCCCAACCAGCGAGGTTCGATAGTCGGCTCGTGCGATCTGCGGCGCGTACCGACGGACAAGGGCGACATCCTCGTAGCGGTGCAGGGCGATACAACGAAGCCAGCGATCGTGACGTACCACGATTTGGGATTGAACT ATGCATCGAGCTTTGCCGGTTTCTTCAATTTCCCCACGATGCGTTCGCTGTTGGATAACTTCTGCGTGTATCACGTGAATGCACCTGGACAGGAAGAGGGCGCTCCAACGTTCCCGGAaga CTACGTATATCCCACGTTCGATGAGCTGGGATCGCAGCTGCTGTTTGTGATGACACACTTTAACTTGAAGTCCATCATCGGATTCGGCGTCGGTGCAGGAGCAAACATTCTGGCCCGGTTTGCTCTGGCCAATCCGGATAAG GTCGGAGCACTCTGCCTTATCAACTGCAGTTCAACGGCGGCCGGTTGGATCGAATGGGGCTACCAGCTGCTGAATACGCGTAATCTCCGCACCAAGGGCATGACCCAGGGTGTGCTGGATTATTTGATGTGGCATCATTTCGGCCGAAATCCAGAGGAGCGTAATCTGGATTTGGTTCAG CTGTACAAGAGCAACTTTGAACGTTCGATAAATCCAGTCAACTTGGCCATGCTGATTGATGCATACATTAAGCGTACGGATTTGAACATTGCCCGAACACCTTCCGGTTCACCACAAACTT CTGCCCCGTCACTGAAGATGCCCGTGTTAAATATTACTGGCGCGTTATCGCCCCACATTGATGATACAGTAACGTTCAACGGTAGACTAATCCCGGAGAAGACTAATTGGATGAAg atttctGATTGTGGTTTGGTACTGGAGGAACAACCAGGCAAACTGGCCGAAGCATTCCGGCTATTTCTGCAGGGTGAAGGCTATG CCGTTGGAGCTTTGCAAAAAGTAGGCAAACTATCCCGCTCGAGTACAATAGAAAGCTTGTCCCACTAG
- the LOC128305218 gene encoding protein NDRG3 isoform X2, whose amino-acid sequence MPQSDGGYVSLGGGPNSIYNSTTEPQSGSKSVMETVKRVIGTAIGAQDKHALLERNGTGPQPYIVSARDRDKTGKSANARMPSAPAHTAEEARLLGAMPVDPMDDIELRSVQLQYPNQRGSIVGSCDLRRVPTDKGDILVAVQGDTTKPAIVTYHDLGLNYASSFAGFFNFPTMRSLLDNFCVYHVNAPGQEEGAPTFPEDYVYPTFDELGSQLLFVMTHFNLKSIIGFGVGAGANILARFALANPDKVGALCLINCSSTAAGWIEWGYQLLNTRNLRTKGMTQGVLDYLMWHHFGRNPEERNLDLVQLYKSNFERSINPVNLAMLIDAYIKRTDLNIARTPSGSPQTSAPSLKMPVLNITGALSPHIDDTVTFNGRLIPEKTNWMKISDCGLVLEEQPGKLAEAFRLFLQGEGYAVGALQKVGKLSRSSTIESLSH is encoded by the exons ATGCCCCAATCCGACGGGGGTTACGTTTCGCTCGGCGGTGGTCCGAACTCCATCTACAACTCGACCACCGAACCGCAGTCCGGCTCCAAATCGGTGATGGAAACGGTGAAGCGCGTCATCGGGACGGCCATCGGGGCCCAGGACAAGCACGCGCTGCTGGAGCGCAATGGGACCGGACCCCAACCGTACATAGTTAGTGCCAG AGATCGCGACAAAACCGGCAAATCAGCGAACGCCAGAATGCCATCCGCACCAGCACACACTGCCGAGGAAGCTCGCCTGCTTGG AGCGATGCCGGTTGACCCGATGGATGACATTGAGCTGCGCTCGGTTCAGCTACAGTATCCCAACCAGCGAGGTTCGATAGTCGGCTCGTGCGATCTGCGGCGCGTACCGACGGACAAGGGCGACATCCTCGTAGCGGTGCAGGGCGATACAACGAAGCCAGCGATCGTGACGTACCACGATTTGGGATTGAACT ATGCATCGAGCTTTGCCGGTTTCTTCAATTTCCCCACGATGCGTTCGCTGTTGGATAACTTCTGCGTGTATCACGTGAATGCACCTGGACAGGAAGAGGGCGCTCCAACGTTCCCGGAaga CTACGTATATCCCACGTTCGATGAGCTGGGATCGCAGCTGCTGTTTGTGATGACACACTTTAACTTGAAGTCCATCATCGGATTCGGCGTCGGTGCAGGAGCAAACATTCTGGCCCGGTTTGCTCTGGCCAATCCGGATAAG GTCGGAGCACTCTGCCTTATCAACTGCAGTTCAACGGCGGCCGGTTGGATCGAATGGGGCTACCAGCTGCTGAATACGCGTAATCTCCGCACCAAGGGCATGACCCAGGGTGTGCTGGATTATTTGATGTGGCATCATTTCGGCCGAAATCCAGAGGAGCGTAATCTGGATTTGGTTCAG CTGTACAAGAGCAACTTTGAACGTTCGATAAATCCAGTCAACTTGGCCATGCTGATTGATGCATACATTAAGCGTACGGATTTGAACATTGCCCGAACACCTTCCGGTTCACCACAAACTT CTGCCCCGTCACTGAAGATGCCCGTGTTAAATATTACTGGCGCGTTATCGCCCCACATTGATGATACAGTAACGTTCAACGGTAGACTAATCCCGGAGAAGACTAATTGGATGAAg atttctGATTGTGGTTTGGTACTGGAGGAACAACCAGGCAAACTGGCCGAAGCATTCCGGCTATTTCTGCAGGGTGAAGGCTATG CCGTTGGAGCTTTGCAAAAAGTAGGCAAACTATCCCGCTCGAGTACAATAGAAAGCTTGTCCCACTAG
- the LOC128305218 gene encoding protein NDRG3 isoform X3, which translates to MPQSDGGYVSLGGGPNSIYNSTTEPQSGSKSVMETVKRVIGTAIGAQDKHALLERNGTGPQPYIVSARDRDKTGKSANARMPSAPAHTAEEARLLGAMPVDPMDDIELRSVQLQYPNQRGSIVGSCDLRRVPTDKGDILVAVQGDTTKPAIVTYHDLGLNYASSFAGFFNFPTMRSLLDNFCVYHVNAPGQEEGAPTFPEDYVYPTFDELGSQLLFVMTHFNLKSIIGFGVGAGANILARFALANPDKVGALCLINCSSTAAGWIEWGYQLLNTRNLRTKGMTQGVLDYLMWHHFGRNPEERNLDLVQLYKSNFERSINPVNLAMLIDAYIKRTDLNIARTPSGSPQTSAPSLKMPVLNITGALSPHIDDTVTFNGRLIPEKTNWMKISDCGLVLEEQPGKLAEAFRLFLQGEGYVSKKVPSPTKAQAPAGL; encoded by the exons ATGCCCCAATCCGACGGGGGTTACGTTTCGCTCGGCGGTGGTCCGAACTCCATCTACAACTCGACCACCGAACCGCAGTCCGGCTCCAAATCGGTGATGGAAACGGTGAAGCGCGTCATCGGGACGGCCATCGGGGCCCAGGACAAGCACGCGCTGCTGGAGCGCAATGGGACCGGACCCCAACCGTACATAGTTAGTGCCAG AGATCGCGACAAAACCGGCAAATCAGCGAACGCCAGAATGCCATCCGCACCAGCACACACTGCCGAGGAAGCTCGCCTGCTTGG AGCGATGCCGGTTGACCCGATGGATGACATTGAGCTGCGCTCGGTTCAGCTACAGTATCCCAACCAGCGAGGTTCGATAGTCGGCTCGTGCGATCTGCGGCGCGTACCGACGGACAAGGGCGACATCCTCGTAGCGGTGCAGGGCGATACAACGAAGCCAGCGATCGTGACGTACCACGATTTGGGATTGAACT ATGCATCGAGCTTTGCCGGTTTCTTCAATTTCCCCACGATGCGTTCGCTGTTGGATAACTTCTGCGTGTATCACGTGAATGCACCTGGACAGGAAGAGGGCGCTCCAACGTTCCCGGAaga CTACGTATATCCCACGTTCGATGAGCTGGGATCGCAGCTGCTGTTTGTGATGACACACTTTAACTTGAAGTCCATCATCGGATTCGGCGTCGGTGCAGGAGCAAACATTCTGGCCCGGTTTGCTCTGGCCAATCCGGATAAG GTCGGAGCACTCTGCCTTATCAACTGCAGTTCAACGGCGGCCGGTTGGATCGAATGGGGCTACCAGCTGCTGAATACGCGTAATCTCCGCACCAAGGGCATGACCCAGGGTGTGCTGGATTATTTGATGTGGCATCATTTCGGCCGAAATCCAGAGGAGCGTAATCTGGATTTGGTTCAG CTGTACAAGAGCAACTTTGAACGTTCGATAAATCCAGTCAACTTGGCCATGCTGATTGATGCATACATTAAGCGTACGGATTTGAACATTGCCCGAACACCTTCCGGTTCACCACAAACTT CTGCCCCGTCACTGAAGATGCCCGTGTTAAATATTACTGGCGCGTTATCGCCCCACATTGATGATACAGTAACGTTCAACGGTAGACTAATCCCGGAGAAGACTAATTGGATGAAg atttctGATTGTGGTTTGGTACTGGAGGAACAACCAGGCAAACTGGCCGAAGCATTCCGGCTATTTCTGCAGGGTGAAGGCTATG TGTCGAAGAAAGTTCCGTCACCCACTAAAGCACAGGCGCCGGCTGGTCTGTAA
- the LOC128305218 gene encoding protein NDRG3 isoform X4, whose product MPQSDGGYVSLGGGPNSIYNSTTEPQSGSKSVMETVKRVIGTAIGAQDKHALLERNGTGPQPYIVSARDRDKTGKSANARMPSAPAHTAEEARLLGAMPVDPMDDIELRSVQLQYPNQRGSIVGSCDLRRVPTDKGDILVAVQGDTTKPAIVTYHDLGLNYASSFAGFFNFPTMRSLLDNFCVYHVNAPGQEEGAPTFPEDYVYPTFDELGSQLLFVMTHFNLKSIIGFGVGAGANILARFALANPDKVGALCLINCSSTAAGWIEWGYQLLNTRNLRTKGMTQGVLDYLMWHHFGRNPEERNLDLVQLYKSNFERSINPVNLAMLIDAYIKRTDLNIARTPSGSPQTSAPSLKMPVLNITGALSPHIDDTVTFNGRLIPEKTNWMKISDCGLVLEEQPGKLAEAFRLFLQGEGYEKI is encoded by the exons ATGCCCCAATCCGACGGGGGTTACGTTTCGCTCGGCGGTGGTCCGAACTCCATCTACAACTCGACCACCGAACCGCAGTCCGGCTCCAAATCGGTGATGGAAACGGTGAAGCGCGTCATCGGGACGGCCATCGGGGCCCAGGACAAGCACGCGCTGCTGGAGCGCAATGGGACCGGACCCCAACCGTACATAGTTAGTGCCAG AGATCGCGACAAAACCGGCAAATCAGCGAACGCCAGAATGCCATCCGCACCAGCACACACTGCCGAGGAAGCTCGCCTGCTTGG AGCGATGCCGGTTGACCCGATGGATGACATTGAGCTGCGCTCGGTTCAGCTACAGTATCCCAACCAGCGAGGTTCGATAGTCGGCTCGTGCGATCTGCGGCGCGTACCGACGGACAAGGGCGACATCCTCGTAGCGGTGCAGGGCGATACAACGAAGCCAGCGATCGTGACGTACCACGATTTGGGATTGAACT ATGCATCGAGCTTTGCCGGTTTCTTCAATTTCCCCACGATGCGTTCGCTGTTGGATAACTTCTGCGTGTATCACGTGAATGCACCTGGACAGGAAGAGGGCGCTCCAACGTTCCCGGAaga CTACGTATATCCCACGTTCGATGAGCTGGGATCGCAGCTGCTGTTTGTGATGACACACTTTAACTTGAAGTCCATCATCGGATTCGGCGTCGGTGCAGGAGCAAACATTCTGGCCCGGTTTGCTCTGGCCAATCCGGATAAG GTCGGAGCACTCTGCCTTATCAACTGCAGTTCAACGGCGGCCGGTTGGATCGAATGGGGCTACCAGCTGCTGAATACGCGTAATCTCCGCACCAAGGGCATGACCCAGGGTGTGCTGGATTATTTGATGTGGCATCATTTCGGCCGAAATCCAGAGGAGCGTAATCTGGATTTGGTTCAG CTGTACAAGAGCAACTTTGAACGTTCGATAAATCCAGTCAACTTGGCCATGCTGATTGATGCATACATTAAGCGTACGGATTTGAACATTGCCCGAACACCTTCCGGTTCACCACAAACTT CTGCCCCGTCACTGAAGATGCCCGTGTTAAATATTACTGGCGCGTTATCGCCCCACATTGATGATACAGTAACGTTCAACGGTAGACTAATCCCGGAGAAGACTAATTGGATGAAg atttctGATTGTGGTTTGGTACTGGAGGAACAACCAGGCAAACTGGCCGAAGCATTCCGGCTATTTCTGCAGGGTGAAGGCTATG agaaaatataa